The following nucleotide sequence is from Oreochromis niloticus isolate F11D_XX linkage group LG9, O_niloticus_UMD_NMBU, whole genome shotgun sequence.
AGGCACCAGGGCTTTCCGTCAATCATCCCAGACGTTGCGGTggcgtcctctccctctcctcgcgATGGAGGCAATGTGTTgggatccggctcgaaggaccaaataaatgttgggtctgttcccacaaaccccgctaattctagagacttattcatcatgaatgaaaacaagacagtcagcgatcgatcgattacttgcgcaagggaggcctcgtctaTGTCCAGCATGGAAGTGACCCCGATgagggcctcctctcgctggcttttattgacaaacttcaaacaatagtttacaaaacacctcccctcgcaaccccctttggttacaaagacaaggcactgtatgtatatgcatgcaggtgtgtgtgtgtgtgtgtgtcctcctgctgaccaaagggtcgtaaacgcaggaagcttacatcaaaggaagtagatcttccagataggatgtatctgctataaaacctcccccaacacaaagtggttagaggtgctcaggatcaaaggaatagctttgataatactgcttgaactaagactgtacaaatttaagaaacacaatggcaacattcaacaattagacctaacacAGTCCTGTCTTTCTTGTCATGTCTTATGCAAATGTTcctttgttaaaaaaacaaaacaaaacgcagttcaacttagaaaaatcATTCAAGCCAAGACATAGAGCTATTCAGCTTGTATTTATCTTCTCAATATCTTTTAccatttttcttcagttccagtttaagtttcatgcttttttccccacctgtttcagagtttataatgagTGTCTATATAGCCTTTGGGACACTGGTGGAGAGTATGCTCAGACTCTGGGTGGCCATGCTCAAGAGGGGGTGAGGAGGAAGCTCCCAGAGGCCCTGCAGGATGTGGGGAAATACCTCTGTCACCTTCCTGTGCAGTGAGCTTTTTAAAGCTATGCTTTACCTGCTGCTTCTCTTTAAGAATTTGAATGTAATTTCTCTCCATGCTGAGTTTAGGTGCTCTGTAGAATAAAGTTATAAGAATGATCTTTTAAACCTATTTAAAGAATCACagaaatattgaaacactgtagCTGGACTGTTAATAATTGTATGTAAGATGTGATTCACTAAAATTATAGGAGGTATGGTCTCTGGAAATCTAAGGAGCATCCGGACTTGAAACTCTATGTCCCTCATTTTATTAATGACATTCACTGCCCACACCTGGAACAGAAAACACATCTACAGTGCAGATATTATGTGAACATAATGAAAAACATCTCCAAATTATTACAAGTCTTGGGAGTTTTCTAGTCGGGAAGATACCAACAGATTTTCACAGCTGTGTCGTAAATGAACAACATCTGTCAAGGAAATAAGAAGTTACTCATTGTTACTTAAGCTGATTCTCAGTCAGCTTTGAAAACTACATCAAATActttaaactgttaaaatgcagtaaaaacaaaaactcaccTACCCTGATGGGTTTGTAGATTACTCTACTCGCTTCCATTGAAATGTTACTGTTGTATCACAGTCTGGAACAAAAACTGTCAAATACTCTCCAAAAATTGCGTGAACTTGAGCAGTACAACAAtggcatacatacatacatacactgGACTGTGGAGAGGACTAATGCATACATTTGAAGCCCAACAGCATGTGGTATATAGAGCTTTGGTCATTTGGATAAGCTGGCCCTTTAAACTGTCCATAGGGAGAGACCTCTGTGTAATCTGTAGAGTCTAAAgcacaataacaataatacccTAAATAATTAAGTCATTAATTACTAGGGTACCTACTGATGCGTTTTCTTAGTTACTGATGTTTAGAGAGGCCACAATCGTTATGGTTCTCAGGAGTGACCCATGAAAGTGATGCTACATTAGAGTCTGTCTCTGGACTGGTTTGCTGCTCTGTGAGTTCAGCAGGACGTGAACCTACAGCTGGGAGCTATTCCCTGGTGGGCGGGAGGATCATACTTCAGGTTCAATATTATAGTTCCTTCTTCCTGGTCTGAACCTCAGACAAGAAATGGTCAGAAGAACTGAGTCAGGTTTTTGAAGTTTTTCTATAGAAAGAGAACCAAGACGGCAACACCTGCACCTCTATCTGACAACACACTGTTAATGATTTGTCTTCTCAGTGTTGCCataatattttcagttgttaaatACAACTAAAAGCAGAAAATTCAGTACTGAAATATTCCACAAAGTTCCACATTATGAAAAGTGACCCTAGTCTACGAAGGTGTTTTTCTGTCCACAAAGTAAATGATTCAAGATTCACCAATTACAGGATTTCAGCtaaaaaaatattcacataTCAGCATTCTCTAGATTTAAGTCTTATTGAATAACACGTTCATTTTGTGAGTTACATTCCCCCCGTGAGTCAAAGAAATTATAAAGCAAAGTATACTTAAGGGCATACCTCCCACGATATTGCCAAATCACCACAGTATAATCACTCGCTTGGCTTCTCAGTCAGACCTAACCACTTCAGTTGAGGTCTGGTTTCAAAAAGCTCAACTCAGGACTTTATAAACCTGATTTTTtctctaaaattaaaaaataaatgctcGTGCAAAGTTCACACAAATACTTTATtgtgtaaaagtgtaaaaagatACAGCTTGTTCACTGATGTCACTGTCAACAATGTAGAGTGATAGCAGTTGTGACTTAGAGATACTAATCCCCTCAAGCTAACGACCTATAATCaggcactttttatttttatataaaaataggTTACTGCCTTTGTGGAGCTCTTCTTAATTAGTGTCACATTTCCTGCTAACATCACCTTCTGCTCAGGCCGTGAACCCAGCTTATCTGAACTATTGCCTGAAAGATGACACGTGAGCACTACAGCAAACATCTGATCTACCGTGAAGATGGATGCATCTCAGTGCTACAAACCTACGTAAATCACCTTATAGATCACATGACTAAGACATTCTTTACTTTGTGTTTTAGTGCAGAAGCTCTACACCTTCTCCAAAGTAGCCAGTGGAAACCTCACATCTTGAGTGGAGGTTTATTTTCAGGTCTCCGGCAGCTCAGCCGACTGTATTTTTATGTCAGTTCTGCATAAATCAAAGAGCTTGAAATGCTGGAGGAGGAGCCTGATACTGGTTGTAATTACATGCGGTGGATTTTGTGGTGATCCATGAACTGTTTGAGGTTCTGCAGGTTGTCCCACCACGTAAAGAGGAAGGTCTCTGCAATGAGACTGAACCAGGGCGTGATCTCCAGTTCTTTGCGCTTGGCCTTCCCCAACATCTCCTTCAGCTCCTCTTTGCTTACATAACAGTGGCTTTTGATCTCATTGGGGTCTGGATTCAAGTCCACGTCCTGTAGAGAGGCATACGAAAGGATTGTCTTTGATGCATGACTGATAGACAAAAGGCAGACTCACAGACAAATGAAATCCAGACACACGCTACATCAAGATAAATGAATACAGCTGTCTGTAAAGTTAATTTGCTCAGGAGTAATCATGTTTTTGCTCCATTCCTGCTTCCTCTAAGCCGGTGCTCTCTCATATTGTCTGCACCTTGTAAACATGAGGCCTCTGAGCTCATACCCAGAGCTGTGTGCCTGTGAGACCACATTAGGGATGCTCTCTATAACATACAGAGTCAGGAGTCATTACTTGACCTCATTATAGGAAAAACTGGCCAAGTTTAATGTGAGCTTCAATAACAGTGATTACATCACAGTTTGTCACAGTTTCCATGCTTAACTTTAAATCATCACAGAATTGTATCCGTATCGGTAGGAACACCTTAAAATTTAAGGTGATAATATTCAGTTGTATGATTGTGGTCAGTGACTCACTGAGCTAACATGAAcctaattatattttaatttttgcatgccagtcacaaacacacacattagagCAGTTTCACCTTAGGCAGGTCCACCTCACATCAGTGTCCTGCAGTGTCCACAATTTAGTTTGAAGAGCTTAATGATTGCATCGTTTGTACATGGAGAATATTCCTAAATGAAGCTATTATTTTAAATCCACAGAACTCATTTACTCAGAGGTAAACTCAGGCCAAGGCTTGTTATTCACACAGGTGAAATGAAGCTCTCACATCATACCTGCACGCTGTACAAAGTAGATTTAGCCTTTCAggttaaaacaaaaatcactACAGTACAGTGGATATAAAAAGTGTACACATCCCTGTTAAAATGCCAGGTTtttgtgatgttaaaaaaaagaaagaccacaataaaattatttcaaaTCACTTCCCACCATtaaagtgacctttgacctctgcacAATtctactgaaaaacaaacacatctgttgtggggaaaaaatatgaataattaaaaacatacaATAAGGGAGGCTGCCAAGACACCTCCAGCAATACTGAAGGATGTGCAGGTATTTCTGGCGTGGTTGTGTGCTACATATGACAACATACAGGATGTTGTCATATGAGTGGACTATGGGGCAGGGTTTCAAGACATCCAAGCCCAGGcacaatttgcaaaaaaaaaaaaaaaaaaaaaaaaagctaaagtcTCTCAAAAGCATGTTACCATACCCATGGTGAGCCATGGTGGTGGCGGTATCATGCTTTGAAGTTGATTTTTATCAGCAGAAACTGGAGCTTTAGTCGAGGTGGAGGAAATTATGAACACCAAATACCAATCGCTTTTGGCTCAAAACCTTCAGTCATCTGCTTGAAAGCTGAAGATGAAGAGGAATTTCACCCCCAATGACCCCAAGCATATATCCAGATCAAGATAAGAAATATTTTCTTCTAGTGAAACTTTTAGTGAAAGTTTTGCACAGGAGATGACCTCACAATCTGACAGCTGGAGCACTTTTACAAGGAAGAGTGGCAAATATTGCCAAATCAAGAAGTGCCATGCAGATGGATTCTTGCCTAAAAAAGGTTAATGctgtaattaaataaaaaagttgCTTCAACACAGTTTTAGTTTAAAGGTGTGCATGCTTATGCaagcagcctgttgcaaaagacaaaaaaatgacatttttcccATAACAGATTTGAATGTTTTTCAACTGAACTGTTCAGGCTGTATGCACATTACACATGGGAAAACCTTTGAGTGTCGTGCACACCATTTATATCCACTGCATATATTTGAGGTCTAACAGATACTACAGCACTACCTTCTGCACAAAAAGGATGTAGTCAATTTCATGTTCTCCCCAAACCCCATCGGACTGGGCCTTGTAATGGATTCTTGTTAGGTACGTCATTTCATCTGGAGtcacctgaagagaaataggAAAGCGGAGGAGATCACACACAAGCGAAGATTTGCCACAATCCTTAGTAATCCTCTTCCAGTGTGGGTAAAAGCCAGAATTGAAATACACACCTGCTCCATGGGAATACCGAGCTCTGCTCCGAGTCTCCTCTGAGCAGCTCTCCTCACCCCCAATGCATCCTTCTCCTCCAGCTCACTGTCTGTGTGTAGAGGATGACTGCAGCATGTGTTTGTGAAGCAAcctgcacaaaaacacacacagagacacagaggattGTTAAAACCTATAAATACTGCTTATCCTCGATATAGCAGCATCTGAGGGGACCACAGGAGAATTTAAAAGTAGTGAGACTGACCTGGAAAAGTGATTTTGGCGTCAGACCTCTGCTGTAAAAGCAGCTTCTCCTCGCTGTTGAAAATGAAGACGCTGAAAGCTCTGTGCAGCAAACCTGTTGGCAAGAACAAACAAAATGCATAGAAATGAGTGATGCAGAACAGAGCCTGTGTGGATCTGTGTGGATCCCAATGTGGCAGACAGGCACCTTTGTCGATGTTGGAGTTGAGGTGGCAGTTTTTCTTAGTGTCCGCTCCGATCTTGCGGTCATTCTCGTCGATGAGGATGCACATCTCGGACAGAAGCTGCACCTGCTTCTCATCCAGGTGATCGGTGGTTACTTCAGGCATTCTGGCTGCAGACTGCAGATGTCTAACTTCACTGCGGAGCACAGGGTAGGAAACAGTTGATGATTCACCAATTTATCAGCGTTGGCttttaaatggcacttttcATTTGACTGAGAGGCTtcatcatagtatttcttctgtAGTTTCACAGTAGATGAAAAAAGGATTGCTGTGAGGTGCTTCTGAAAGCTCTAGAAAGTGGACGTTTTATTCCAAGTTTAGGATTCAATATTCATACTCAAGGAATATCGTATAGCAAGAACACTGAAAATCCAAAACCAAGAGACACTCCTTGAAATGATCAAGAAGCCTTCTTTGAAACAGTGAAACACATGAAATGTTGGTATCTTGCTAGCGCTGATTCTATAGCTTTTACATTAAGACCAAAGTTTACTAAATACACCTGCTACAACATATAAAGCATGCCGTACTGGCGACAATATACTGAGGATTTGAGCCACGATCATAACAGTGTGTTCTTTAACAATTATGTAAAGCTATGTCAAGTGCAAGACTTTGTTTTAGACAGAATTTGGCCTGAGTTTTGTTAGTAGCTGTGATTACCCGGAGCATACAAACAAACGCGCTGCGGCACTCAGCTATCAATAGCCCAAAAAAACAGCGTTACTTCCTGTTTACGGCTAATAAGCTTAACCGTTAGCTGGCTTTTAAACTCACTATTTTGGGCCTGTTTCAGAACCCTACGTCTTCCATCTTACCTGGATATCGCTCTGCCGCAGGTAGTAACAGCTGCGCACGCAGGTCTGGATCTCCGTAAAGCTCCTGTGGCGGCACAAGGTGCGTTTGATTTCAGCACAGCGGCTCCCTCCCTGGATAGCACCCGGAGGACCGCCCACACAGCCCGCGCCATGGcctgagagaaacagaaaaccaaTCATAGGGACCGGGGGTGTGGCTGTCGGTAAAAAACGGCCAGGATCGCAGTGGGTCGGGATCGGAAGGTTAAATCACGCTTCTTGACAAGGTTATTCTGCCAGATTACCACCACCCTATAATTCAGATATATTTAACTTACAATGACACAAGAGAGAGAGCTCGGCTATCAAGTGCTGTTCAAACACTCGATGTTTTAGCATTAAGGTTCCTGTTTTAGATCAAGTGCAGTTCATGTTACATCCATATAGGAAAGCCATAGAACTTAATCCAGGGCCTAACCAAAGGCCAGTGACAGGATCAAAGAACTGTAATAAGTGTTCTTTTTTCCAGGTGTTTGTCCTTACCTGATAACTAAATGTACTATATGACTTTGAGTCTGGGTCTGCTAGTCGTATATTACAAGACGTTCTCCAGCAGTGTTGTCACTGGGAATGCATATATACTGTACATGCAGGCCTGCTTACCAAGCCCACTGTGTCCCTTCAACTGAATTCTACTGATCCGTTTTGACTGTAAGTTAAACTAATTCATACAAATTGGTAGTGAAACTCTTAAATACCTATATTTCTGGTAAATTAATGCAATTCAAGCTCCATTAATTATTCCAACCAATTATTCACATGATTGCTTCTGCAACATTCACGGTAACCAAGAGAACACTGAGCCGATACGGTCAGATTTTGGGAAGTATCTTTCAAACCACTACAAAGTGATTCACCAGGTGTACAGCTAGCTTTAAAGCATGGCTCTACTCAAAAAtggcaaaacaaataaaatgaaaatatgatGAGGCTATTGTGCTAGTGATCCACTTCTACACCCAGGAAAATGCCTCTCTTGTTTTGCCTCTGCAATCTTAGAGAGacatttttgcacttttataACTGTGGCTACACCTCTCCATAAGTGTACTATGCATATATGCTTATAAATATGCAGACAGCCATCTTTAAAAGGGAACCCGAACAACTTGTGACAGCCTGGCCCTGCATTTATAATGGAACTGCATCATATTACATATATTTAATTCAGTGAGGAGGACATATTTAGATGATGCaactttgataaaaaaaaaaaaattaggacCATGGTATGATTGCGTTATATTAATCATTTTAGTGTAGTTATGtattaataaaacattaaagttACTTATTTTCAATTTGCATCGTCAAAACCTTCTTCCTTACCTGTTTACTAAAGCTATCAAGAGGTGACGAAAGAAGGGCAATACCAAGTTGTACCACAAGATGGCGCAATGACTCCATCTAACATTTATTCTACCAGGTAACTCTTATTTTTAATAGTGGCCACATAAAATAAAAGGAATAAAGGAGCAAATAAGAAGTACAAATCCTCAAACACCCCAAGTTAAAATGCAATTGCATAAAACAACTTTAAGGTCTAAGCTGAAAATGGTAACGACCCAACAGCTCCGTTCCCGTAGACTCTGCTTCATGTTTTCCTCCAAGCCCTGACTGTCAACACGCCATCAGACCACTGCACAGCACTTCTGCGCCACCCAGGCTTCTGTCAACTGAACATAAGTATGCACCGGCTGTTGTATGTACACGCTACGGAGAAAGCGATAAACCATTCAGTTACTCACGAAAGCTGTGCTTTCTTTAAGGTTTGCAAATCACGTCTTTTACCGTGTTTCGACGGTGTTTTAGAGCGCAGTCTGTCGGACCAACTACCGCTTCCAGTTACTAACCTCACGGTTTTTCATTCGTTGTCCTCCCAGCCGCGTGACAGCTCATTGGCTAACAAAGTGCAAACACGGTCTACGTTACACGGAAGTAGAGTGCACAAATAATATACGTCATGTGTCAAAATTTTCTAACAAAATTCTGATACTTTTTGTAATAAAACTATAATTTATCACCCATTTTCCAAACTCATGCGTCACAGCCTTGTAAAAATTGCAAACTCGTTGTACACGAGCTCGTGTGACGTTAGGGATGATATAACCCGTCGTGTCCTTTAGCTGCTGTGCGCTGTTTGGTCTAAGATGCCGCGAGGAAGCTGATATGTGGCAGTTAGCTTGTGCTAGCGTTTAGCTCTTGTAATTTCTCGGGCTGCTTGGCGTGTATAAATTCAGTCAGGCAATGACAGTGGTGAGTGTTGTCTTGTTTCGTGTACCTGTATATCAAAATGATGTCAAATTACCTTTTAAGGTAGTTAATAGACGTAATGTTTTATGAATTGACGCGTTCAGGCGCGTTTACCGTTTCCAGTATCAGTTTCACGCTCAAATATATACTAACAAGCGAGCTAATATTTATTACACATCATTGCCTGGCCTGTAAAATTTCTTTTGGCTTATATTTA
It contains:
- the idi1 gene encoding isopentenyl-diphosphate Delta-isomerase 1 isoform X1, whose amino-acid sequence is MKNREAMARAVWAVLRVLSREGAAVLKSNAPCAATGALRRSRPACAAVTTCGRAISSEVRHLQSAARMPEVTTDHLDEKQVQLLSEMCILIDENDRKIGADTKKNCHLNSNIDKGLLHRAFSVFIFNSEEKLLLQQRSDAKITFPGCFTNTCCSHPLHTDSELEEKDALGVRRAAQRRLGAELGIPMEQVTPDEMTYLTRIHYKAQSDGVWGEHEIDYILFVQKDVDLNPDPNEIKSHCYVSKEELKEMLGKAKRKELEITPWFSLIAETFLFTWWDNLQNLKQFMDHHKIHRM
- the idi1 gene encoding isopentenyl-diphosphate Delta-isomerase 1 isoform X2; translated protein: MARAVWAVLRVLSREGAAVLKSNAPCAATGALRRSRPACAAVTTCGRAISSEVRHLQSAARMPEVTTDHLDEKQVQLLSEMCILIDENDRKIGADTKKNCHLNSNIDKGLLHRAFSVFIFNSEEKLLLQQRSDAKITFPGCFTNTCCSHPLHTDSELEEKDALGVRRAAQRRLGAELGIPMEQVTPDEMTYLTRIHYKAQSDGVWGEHEIDYILFVQKDVDLNPDPNEIKSHCYVSKEELKEMLGKAKRKELEITPWFSLIAETFLFTWWDNLQNLKQFMDHHKIHRM